One stretch of Niallia sp. XMNu-256 DNA includes these proteins:
- a CDS encoding TetR/AcrR family transcriptional regulator — protein sequence MITDDKIQDTKEQILNTALQLFAERGYHKTKVSDIVKAVGVAQGTFYWHFKSKEMIALEVIKNGQEKLLQFIAQGYRQEDGTVEDAVAASKKLFEDFFTFSKNNKALMILLFKGIETEESVHNAILETRQKLEEAFQQNINRARELGILPKIDPNLKSALLMSLIEGMLMRWLFSSASIHHHLKHKSAKELAQDVVTFEFFGLLGKGDN from the coding sequence ATGATTACAGACGATAAAATTCAGGATACGAAAGAACAAATTCTTAACACGGCTCTTCAACTTTTTGCAGAGCGTGGATATCATAAGACGAAAGTTTCCGACATTGTGAAGGCGGTCGGCGTCGCACAAGGGACCTTTTACTGGCATTTCAAAAGCAAAGAGATGATTGCGTTAGAGGTGATCAAAAACGGCCAGGAGAAATTGCTCCAATTTATTGCGCAAGGCTACCGTCAAGAAGACGGAACCGTTGAAGATGCGGTTGCAGCATCAAAAAAATTATTTGAGGACTTCTTTACTTTTTCAAAAAATAATAAAGCCTTAATGATCCTGCTTTTTAAAGGAATTGAAACGGAGGAATCTGTACATAATGCGATTTTGGAAACTCGTCAAAAGCTAGAAGAAGCGTTTCAACAAAACATTAACCGAGCGAGAGAGCTTGGAATTCTGCCAAAAATAGACCCAAATTTAAAATCAGCTTTATTAATGAGTTTGATTGAGGGAATGCTAATGAGGTGGCTATTCAGTTCAGCGTCAATTCATCATCATTTAAAACATAAATCAGCGAAAGAGTTGGCCCAAGACGTTGTGACCTTTGAGTTTTTCGGCCTGCTTGGAAAAGGAGACAATTAG